A single genomic interval of Rhizobium leguminosarum bv. trifolii WSM1325 harbors:
- a CDS encoding extracellular solute-binding protein family 1 (PFAM: extracellular solute-binding protein family 1~KEGG: ret:RHE_CH02053 sugar ABC transporter, substrate-binding protein) yields the protein MTFRFKSTAFGGRRIASMAAAAGMLLAGAGAASATTVVKWLHLELDPKYVAAWEDIVKKYEAQHPDVDIQMQFLENEAFKAKLPTLLQSDDVPDFFFSWGGGVLKQQSETGALQDVTPALDADGGKLRGAYSPASVSGLTFEGKTWAIPYKVGLVSFFYNKDLFAKAGVKAEDIKNWADFLGTVKKIKEAGIVPIAGGGGEKWPIHFYWSYLVMREGGQKVFEAAKTGQGEGFLDPSIIKAGDDLAELGKLEPFQPGYLGSTWPQALGVFGDGKAAIILGFENTEANQRKNAGDGKGLAPENIGRFAFPAVDGGAGKPTDTLGGLNGWAVTKKASKEALDFLAFLTNADNERAMAKAGMLLPVAVGAGDGVTNPLLAESAKQLAGSTWHQNYFDQDLGAAVGRVVNDVSVEIVSGQMNSKDGAQMIQDAFELEQ from the coding sequence ATGACTTTTAGGTTCAAGAGCACCGCTTTTGGCGGCAGGCGTATCGCATCGATGGCCGCAGCTGCCGGCATGTTGCTGGCCGGAGCAGGAGCTGCCTCGGCAACGACGGTGGTCAAGTGGCTGCATCTCGAGCTCGACCCGAAATACGTCGCGGCCTGGGAAGATATCGTCAAGAAATACGAAGCCCAGCATCCAGACGTCGATATCCAGATGCAGTTTCTTGAAAACGAGGCCTTCAAGGCCAAGCTTCCGACATTGCTGCAATCTGACGACGTGCCGGATTTCTTTTTCAGCTGGGGCGGCGGCGTCTTGAAGCAGCAGTCCGAGACCGGCGCGCTCCAGGATGTGACGCCGGCGCTGGATGCCGATGGCGGCAAACTGCGCGGCGCCTATAGCCCGGCTTCGGTCAGCGGCCTGACATTTGAAGGCAAGACCTGGGCTATTCCCTATAAGGTCGGTCTGGTCAGCTTTTTCTACAACAAGGACCTGTTTGCCAAGGCCGGCGTCAAGGCCGAGGACATCAAGAACTGGGCTGATTTTCTGGGTACCGTGAAGAAGATCAAAGAGGCAGGCATCGTGCCGATCGCCGGCGGCGGCGGTGAGAAATGGCCGATCCACTTCTACTGGAGCTATCTCGTCATGCGCGAAGGCGGACAGAAGGTCTTCGAAGCGGCAAAGACTGGCCAGGGCGAAGGTTTCCTCGATCCTTCGATCATCAAGGCCGGCGACGATCTCGCTGAACTCGGAAAGCTCGAACCGTTCCAGCCCGGCTATCTCGGCTCCACCTGGCCGCAGGCGCTCGGCGTTTTCGGCGACGGCAAGGCGGCGATCATCCTCGGCTTTGAAAATACCGAGGCCAACCAGCGCAAGAATGCCGGCGACGGCAAGGGTCTCGCGCCCGAAAATATCGGCCGCTTCGCCTTCCCGGCCGTCGATGGCGGCGCCGGCAAGCCGACCGATACGCTTGGCGGTCTGAACGGCTGGGCTGTCACCAAGAAGGCATCCAAGGAAGCGCTCGATTTCCTCGCCTTCCTGACCAATGCGGACAATGAGCGGGCGATGGCCAAGGCCGGCATGCTTCTGCCCGTTGCCGTCGGCGCCGGCGATGGCGTCACCAATCCGCTGCTTGCCGAATCGGCAAAACAGCTGGCCGGTTCGACCTGGCATCAGAACTATTTCGACCAGGATCTTGGCGCTGCGGTCGGCCGTGTCGTCAACGACGTGTCGGTGGAAATCGTCTCCGGGCAGATGAATTCCAAGGACGGCGCCCAGATGATCCAGGACGCTTTCGAACTGGAACAATAA
- a CDS encoding binding-protein-dependent transport systems inner membrane component (PFAM: binding-protein-dependent transport systems inner membrane component~KEGG: rec:RHECIAT_CH0002101 probable sugar ABC transporter, permease protein), with product MANISVPSITTAARPAKRAANSKSSVAHDRLAVLLIFLPPALLLFTLFVIMPMGEAAWYSLYKWNGYGTPTEFIALRNFQVLFRNAAFTQALVNNGLIIVISICIQVPLAIWLATMLAHRIPGVVGYRLIFFLPYVLADVAAGLIWRFVYDGDYGLFAAVSNFFGFANPYVLADKDVAIYAVLGVIVWKYFGFHMMLFIAGLQSVDKSVLEAAEIDGATGWQKFRYVTLPLLGSTLRLSIFFAVVGSLQLFDMIMPLTGGGPSNSTQTMVTFLYTYGVMRMQVGLGSAVGVVLFVICVTLAFGYKRIFMRHD from the coding sequence ATGGCCAACATTTCAGTCCCATCGATAACCACGGCCGCAAGGCCGGCAAAAAGAGCCGCAAACAGCAAGAGCTCGGTCGCCCATGACCGGCTGGCGGTGCTGTTGATCTTCCTGCCGCCGGCGCTGCTGCTTTTCACCCTCTTCGTCATCATGCCGATGGGCGAGGCGGCCTGGTACAGCCTCTACAAGTGGAACGGCTACGGCACGCCGACCGAGTTCATCGCGCTGCGCAATTTCCAGGTCCTGTTTCGAAATGCGGCCTTCACCCAGGCGCTGGTCAATAACGGCCTGATCATCGTGATCTCGATCTGCATCCAGGTGCCGCTTGCCATCTGGCTGGCGACCATGCTGGCGCACCGCATTCCGGGTGTCGTCGGCTACCGCCTCATCTTCTTCCTGCCCTATGTGCTGGCGGACGTTGCCGCGGGCCTTATCTGGCGCTTCGTCTATGATGGCGATTATGGCCTGTTTGCCGCCGTTTCCAACTTCTTCGGCTTCGCCAACCCTTACGTGCTCGCCGACAAGGACGTGGCGATCTACGCCGTGCTTGGGGTCATCGTCTGGAAATATTTCGGCTTCCACATGATGCTGTTCATCGCCGGCCTGCAATCCGTCGACAAGAGCGTGCTGGAGGCAGCCGAAATCGACGGCGCTACAGGTTGGCAGAAGTTCCGTTATGTCACGCTGCCGCTGCTCGGCTCGACCTTGCGTCTTTCCATCTTCTTTGCCGTCGTCGGCTCGCTGCAGCTCTTCGACATGATCATGCCGCTGACCGGCGGCGGGCCGTCCAACTCCACCCAGACGATGGTCACCTTCCTCTACACCTATGGCGTCATGCGCATGCAGGTCGGCCTCGGCAGCGCCGTCGGCGTCGTGCTCTTCGTCATCTGCGTGACGCTCGCCTTCGGTTACAAAAGGATATTCATGCGCCATGACTGA
- a CDS encoding binding-protein-dependent transport systems inner membrane component (PFAM: binding-protein-dependent transport systems inner membrane component~KEGG: ret:RHE_CH02055 sugar ABC transporter, permease protein) codes for MTDMSSSIRMSTSTRVYLYVSLSLIAAIVLVPLLTTALGGFKTLGDLRTNPFGLPTEWQWANYTDILFGERYWLQIGNSLVIASLTVLLTLIVSSMAAFAFAHVRFFGSSFLLNYFLLGLMFPAATAILPLFIRIRDLGLLDTYWGVVLPQVAFGLGMSILLFRNYFRNLPEELFQAAFVDGCGYLRFFWHISLPLSRPIVATVSIISFVGSWNSYILPLIMLNSESKYPWPLGIMVYRGEYGTEWQLVLAFITLTILPTIIVFFVAQRHIIAGLTAGAVKS; via the coding sequence ATGACTGATATGAGCTCTTCCATCCGCATGAGCACGTCCACACGCGTCTATCTCTATGTGTCGCTGAGCCTGATTGCCGCGATCGTGCTCGTGCCGCTGCTGACGACGGCGCTCGGCGGCTTCAAGACGCTGGGCGACCTGCGCACCAATCCCTTCGGCCTGCCGACGGAGTGGCAATGGGCGAACTATACCGATATTCTCTTCGGCGAGCGCTACTGGCTGCAGATCGGAAATTCGCTGGTGATCGCGTCGCTCACCGTCCTCCTGACGCTGATCGTATCGTCGATGGCGGCTTTCGCCTTTGCCCATGTCCGCTTTTTCGGATCGTCGTTCCTGCTCAATTATTTCCTGCTCGGCCTGATGTTTCCGGCGGCGACGGCGATCCTGCCGCTCTTCATCCGCATCCGCGATCTCGGCCTGCTCGATACCTATTGGGGCGTGGTGCTGCCGCAGGTGGCCTTCGGCCTTGGCATGAGCATCCTGCTGTTTCGAAACTATTTCCGCAACCTTCCGGAGGAATTGTTTCAGGCGGCCTTTGTCGACGGCTGCGGTTATCTCCGCTTTTTCTGGCATATCTCGCTGCCGCTTTCCCGGCCGATCGTCGCCACCGTCAGCATCATCTCCTTCGTCGGCAGCTGGAACAGCTACATCCTGCCGCTGATCATGCTGAACTCGGAATCGAAATATCCCTGGCCGCTCGGCATCATGGTCTATCGCGGCGAATACGGCACGGAGTGGCAGCTGGTGCTGGCCTTCATTACGCTCACCATCCTTCCCACCATCATCGTCTTTTTCGTCGCCCAGAGACACATCATCGCCGGTCTGACCGCCGGTGCCGTGAAGTCCTGA
- a CDS encoding ABC transporter related (PFAM: ABC transporter related; Transport-associated OB domain protein~SMART: AAA ATPase~KEGG: ret:RHE_CH02056 sugar ABC transporter, ATP-binding protein) codes for MASVELTDISKTYGAVDVIHGISLHIEDGEFVALVGPSGCGKSTLLRMIAGLEEITDGEIAIGGKVVNAMTPRERNIAMVFQSYALYPHMTVAENMGFNLKLAGVAKPQIEARVAEAARMLDLAELLDRKPAQLSGGQRQRVAMGRAVVRNPAVFLFDEPLSNLDAKLRVQMRSEIKTLHQKVRTTSIYVTHDQIEAMTLADRIVVLNQGRVEQQGTPLELYRKPANLFVAAFIGSPAMNMLEGTVDGENGGPAARLSDGTAIRIAPDRKVKAGQAITIGLRPEHLVPGVAAGTPLAGRTMLVEPTGAQTHVVFDLAGQQVTAIVDGEYPARYGAVFEASITSDQVHVFDRGTGVAL; via the coding sequence ATGGCATCTGTTGAACTCACCGATATCAGCAAGACCTATGGCGCCGTCGACGTCATCCACGGCATTTCACTTCATATTGAGGATGGGGAATTCGTCGCCCTCGTCGGGCCGTCCGGTTGCGGAAAATCAACGCTGCTGCGGATGATCGCCGGTCTCGAGGAGATCACCGATGGCGAGATCGCCATCGGCGGCAAAGTCGTCAACGCCATGACGCCGCGCGAGCGCAACATCGCCATGGTCTTCCAATCCTACGCGCTTTACCCGCACATGACCGTTGCCGAAAACATGGGCTTCAATCTGAAGCTCGCCGGCGTTGCTAAACCCCAGATCGAGGCCCGGGTGGCCGAGGCCGCCCGCATGCTGGATCTCGCCGAACTCCTCGACCGCAAGCCGGCCCAGCTTTCCGGCGGCCAGCGCCAGCGCGTCGCCATGGGACGCGCCGTCGTGCGCAATCCGGCCGTCTTCCTGTTCGACGAACCGCTGTCCAACCTCGATGCCAAGTTGCGCGTGCAGATGCGCTCGGAAATCAAGACGCTGCACCAGAAGGTCAGGACGACCTCGATCTATGTCACCCATGACCAGATCGAAGCGATGACGCTTGCCGACCGCATCGTCGTTCTCAATCAGGGCAGGGTGGAACAGCAGGGCACGCCGCTCGAACTCTACAGGAAGCCCGCCAATCTCTTCGTCGCCGCCTTCATAGGATCGCCGGCAATGAACATGCTCGAAGGCACGGTCGACGGAGAAAATGGTGGGCCTGCTGCTCGTCTCAGCGACGGCACGGCGATCCGCATCGCGCCGGACCGCAAGGTCAAGGCCGGCCAGGCCATCACCATCGGCCTGCGTCCCGAACATCTCGTTCCCGGTGTCGCCGCCGGCACGCCGCTCGCCGGTCGGACGATGCTGGTGGAACCCACCGGCGCCCAGACCCATGTGGTCTTCGATCTTGCCGGCCAGCAGGTGACCGCCATCGTCGACGGCGAATACCCCGCCCGTTACGGCGCCGTCTTCGAGGCAAGCATCACCAGCGATCAGGTCCACGTCTTCGACCGCGGTACTGGTGTGGCGCTGTAG
- a CDS encoding conserved hypothetical protein (KEGG: rec:RHECIAT_CH0000568 hypothetical protein): protein MNSDHFDERSTSALMNIIQDKDVGNENRYAATQSVLRRWRQGVDLEFLIDLLLSESSRDRLRGAHYLAELGQEVEGLNVAATQLADDALSDCRRAFVEYTVNSGRYDQTISNALAKCLLDLNLHVRVEVINWAVPISDERFENFSQLVEAGAGWPEFRFPNPLSNDFWNASILKRAVRGLDIIRCIRDGKEIEQIKKDFPEEDSFIFDVIQFSRTRRERLAKWQDKSQY from the coding sequence ATGAATAGTGATCATTTTGATGAACGATCAACTTCCGCACTTATGAATATCATCCAAGACAAGGATGTCGGTAACGAAAACAGGTATGCCGCAACACAATCCGTTTTAAGAAGATGGCGACAAGGAGTTGATCTAGAATTCCTCATCGATCTCCTTCTTTCGGAGAGTTCGCGGGACCGCCTCCGTGGTGCACACTATCTTGCGGAGTTGGGGCAGGAGGTAGAAGGTTTGAATGTCGCTGCGACACAACTCGCCGATGACGCCCTGTCAGATTGTCGTAGGGCGTTTGTCGAATACACAGTGAATTCCGGACGCTATGATCAAACGATTTCCAACGCCTTGGCTAAATGCCTATTGGACTTGAACCTACATGTGAGGGTGGAAGTAATTAATTGGGCGGTCCCTATATCCGATGAGAGATTTGAAAACTTTTCCCAATTGGTTGAAGCTGGAGCTGGTTGGCCTGAGTTTCGGTTCCCTAACCCTCTGAGTAATGATTTCTGGAATGCCTCCATTCTCAAACGCGCAGTTCGAGGGCTAGATATCATTCGTTGCATCCGCGACGGCAAGGAAATCGAACAGATCAAGAAAGACTTTCCGGAAGAAGACAGTTTTATATTCGATGTTATTCAATTTTCGAGAACGCGCCGAGAACGGCTCGCGAAATGGCAAGACAAATCACAGTATTGA
- a CDS encoding Dipeptidyl aminopeptidase/acylaminoacyl-peptidase-like protein (KEGG: atu:Atu0796 putative peptidase), with translation MVVMPVVTRHLIDRGDGATVELFQAQAASETPTGAILFVHGNQGGRLLGGIEAVDSGALHRFCSGLNITAAAVSQPCFGASDGPPDFCGPKTQQAIIAALAFLRGQPSVDPNRIVLYGNSRGAVASAMVATQVSDLRAVILSSGVYDLEVAYHESSDGLRWAIEKEAGLSREAFLARSAIHYAPEVRSETLCCMESMTTVLLLPKPNSSQKLCPMPESWRRFTSLSVDIKFQGTTCRELSGPSCKGCSIPS, from the coding sequence ATGGTGGTTATGCCGGTAGTAACTCGACATCTCATTGACCGGGGTGACGGAGCCACGGTCGAGCTTTTTCAAGCTCAAGCCGCAAGCGAAACGCCCACAGGAGCAATCCTATTTGTCCACGGCAATCAGGGTGGCCGTCTGCTTGGAGGGATAGAGGCGGTCGATAGCGGCGCGTTGCATCGGTTCTGTTCTGGTTTGAATATCACTGCTGCGGCAGTCTCGCAGCCCTGTTTCGGGGCGTCAGACGGCCCTCCAGATTTTTGCGGTCCCAAAACCCAGCAAGCGATCATAGCTGCTCTCGCTTTCCTGCGGGGCCAGCCTTCCGTCGATCCTAACCGAATTGTTCTCTACGGAAACAGTCGTGGTGCCGTTGCATCGGCAATGGTCGCCACCCAGGTTTCTGATCTGCGAGCAGTCATCCTATCCAGCGGCGTCTATGACCTTGAAGTCGCTTATCACGAGAGTTCAGACGGTTTGCGGTGGGCTATCGAGAAAGAGGCGGGCCTATCGAGAGAGGCCTTTCTGGCTCGCTCTGCAATTCATTATGCGCCCGAAGTTCGGTCTGAGACGCTGTGCTGCATGGAAAGCATGACGACCGTGCTCCTGTTGCCCAAGCCGAACTCTTCTCAAAAGCTCTGTCCAATGCCGGAGTCCTGGCGACGCTTCACGTCTTTGAGTGTGGACATCAAATTCCAAGGAACCACATGCAGGGAGCTCTCAGGCCCTTCCTGCAAAGGGTGTTCAATCCCGTCGTGA
- a CDS encoding glutathione-dependent formaldehyde-activating GFA (PFAM: glutathione-dependent formaldehyde-activating GFA~KEGG: rec:RHECIAT_CH0001144 putative glutathione-dependent formaldehyde-activating protein), translating to MKRIEMEVSGGCQCGAVRYHATAMFDNSHLCHCRMCQKASGNVFAALVAAPDDALSWTRGKPSVWKSSELVERGFCANCGTPLFFHHLENGRTNLMIGSLDDPHAFSPLANTCTENMVAWFDTITGIENTGATEDNGADWAAAIKESNNQHPDHDTASWAVRGRDG from the coding sequence ATGAAACGCATCGAGATGGAGGTGAGCGGCGGCTGCCAGTGCGGTGCCGTGCGCTACCACGCAACCGCTATGTTTGACAATTCGCATCTCTGCCATTGCCGCATGTGCCAAAAAGCCTCGGGCAACGTCTTTGCCGCGCTCGTCGCCGCGCCCGATGATGCGCTCAGCTGGACACGCGGCAAGCCGAGCGTCTGGAAGAGTTCGGAGCTTGTCGAGCGCGGCTTCTGCGCCAATTGCGGCACGCCATTGTTCTTCCACCACCTCGAAAACGGTCGCACCAACCTGATGATCGGTTCGCTTGACGATCCGCACGCCTTCTCGCCGCTTGCCAATACCTGCACCGAGAACATGGTGGCATGGTTCGATACGATCACGGGCATAGAAAATACCGGTGCGACCGAAGACAACGGCGCCGACTGGGCGGCGGCGATCAAGGAGAGCAACAACCAGCACCCCGATCACGATACCGCCTCATGGGCGGTGAGGGGGCGTGATGGCTGA
- a CDS encoding conserved hypothetical protein (KEGG: bid:Bind_3529 hypothetical protein): protein MKSLLMSALMLTTGMLGAAPAWAQPALPDQTIKNIVLVHGAFVDETSWDGVAAILTVKGYKVTAVKNPLTSLADDVAATNAVLDAQNGPVVLVGHSWGGVVIGEAGDNAKVASLVYVSAFAPEKGETITALAASGPATPGAAAIRPDAKGYLTIDPAVFPSAVAGDLPKKIGEHLAAHQMPINHTAFDAPAEVAAWHDKPSWYVLSSKDLVLDPHAQAFFAERMKAKVTTVEGGHASLASHAKEVAAVIEAAAGAQ, encoded by the coding sequence ATGAAATCTCTTCTTATGTCCGCCCTGATGCTGACGACCGGCATGCTTGGTGCTGCACCCGCGTGGGCCCAGCCGGCTCTCCCGGATCAAACAATCAAGAATATCGTTCTTGTCCACGGCGCCTTCGTCGACGAAACCAGTTGGGACGGCGTCGCTGCAATCCTGACCGTCAAGGGCTACAAGGTGACTGCGGTAAAGAACCCATTGACCTCGCTTGCTGACGACGTCGCTGCCACCAATGCGGTGCTGGATGCGCAAAATGGCCCGGTTGTCCTGGTGGGGCATTCCTGGGGTGGCGTGGTGATCGGCGAGGCGGGCGACAACGCCAAGGTGGCGTCACTCGTCTATGTCTCGGCCTTTGCGCCCGAGAAAGGTGAAACCATCACAGCATTGGCAGCCAGCGGTCCGGCAACTCCCGGAGCGGCGGCCATTCGGCCCGACGCAAAGGGTTACTTGACCATCGATCCTGCAGTATTCCCCAGTGCAGTGGCGGGCGACCTGCCCAAGAAGATCGGTGAACATCTGGCAGCGCACCAGATGCCGATCAACCACACTGCCTTCGATGCACCTGCTGAGGTCGCGGCATGGCACGACAAGCCAAGCTGGTACGTCCTGAGCTCCAAGGACCTCGTCCTTGATCCCCACGCACAGGCTTTCTTTGCCGAACGGATGAAGGCCAAGGTGACGACGGTCGAGGGTGGCCACGCCTCGCTGGCCTCGCACGCCAAGGAAGTGGCTGCGGTCATAGAAGCGGCCGCAGGAGCACAGTAG
- a CDS encoding 5-dehydro-4-deoxyglucarate dehydratase (KEGG: rec:RHECIAT_CH0002104 5-dehydro-4-deoxyglucarate dehydratase protein~TIGRFAM: 5-dehydro-4-deoxyglucarate dehydratase~PFAM: dihydrodipicolinate synthetase): protein MNPIELKKAVGSGLLSFPVTHFDDQLKFDEAKYSRHVEWLAGYDAAALFAAGGTGEFFSLNPAEIPQVIRAAKASAGKTPIISGTGYGTSLAIEIAVAAEKAGADGLLLLPPYLMFAEQAGLIAHVKAVCQSVGIGVIVYNRDNAVLTADSIARLAEECPNLIGFKDGVGDVDKVIEITTLLGDRLVYVGGMPTHEVYAQAYFAAGVTTYSSAVFNFVPALAQRFYGALRTGDQATVDEILKGFFFPFVALRNRKKGYAVSIIKAGLRVLGQNPGPVRPPLTDLSQDELALLEKIVQANGVTRIAAE from the coding sequence ATGAACCCGATTGAATTGAAGAAGGCCGTCGGTAGTGGTCTCCTGTCGTTTCCGGTTACGCACTTCGACGATCAACTGAAATTTGACGAAGCGAAGTACAGCCGCCATGTCGAGTGGCTTGCAGGTTATGACGCCGCTGCACTGTTTGCCGCCGGCGGCACCGGTGAATTCTTCTCGCTTAATCCGGCCGAGATTCCGCAGGTGATCCGGGCCGCCAAGGCGTCGGCCGGCAAGACGCCGATCATTTCGGGAACCGGCTACGGCACGTCGCTCGCAATCGAGATCGCAGTCGCGGCCGAGAAGGCCGGCGCCGACGGACTGCTGCTGCTGCCGCCCTATCTGATGTTTGCCGAACAGGCGGGTCTCATCGCCCACGTCAAGGCGGTCTGCCAATCGGTCGGCATCGGCGTCATCGTCTATAACCGCGACAACGCCGTCCTGACCGCCGACAGCATCGCGCGCCTGGCGGAGGAATGCCCGAACCTGATCGGCTTCAAGGACGGCGTCGGCGATGTCGACAAGGTGATCGAGATTACCACCCTGCTTGGCGATCGTCTCGTCTATGTCGGCGGCATGCCGACCCACGAGGTTTATGCCCAGGCCTATTTTGCCGCAGGCGTGACGACCTATTCATCGGCCGTGTTCAACTTCGTACCAGCGCTTGCCCAGCGCTTTTACGGCGCCTTGCGCACCGGCGATCAGGCGACCGTCGATGAGATCTTGAAGGGCTTCTTCTTCCCCTTCGTCGCCTTGCGCAATCGCAAGAAGGGATATGCCGTCTCGATCATCAAAGCCGGCCTTCGCGTCCTCGGGCAGAACCCAGGCCCCGTGCGCCCGCCTCTGACGGATCTTTCCCAGGATGAGCTCGCGCTGCTGGAAAAGATCGTCCAGGCCAACGGCGTCACACGGATCGCGGCGGAATAA
- a CDS encoding Mannonate dehydratase (PFAM: Mannonate dehydratase~KEGG: rec:RHECIAT_CH0002105 mannonate dehydratase protein), whose protein sequence is MYLGTQVAARDDDDYRIFAQLGVKHINADPPGKPSSWTLSDLERHRDKVESFGLILDMIQLPLPSQPIEKASYPDILLAGPDRDRQIDAVCKLIENTAAAGIPAVKYNLNLIGIPRTPDEPGRGGSLNASFRWDKTDQQAEPGLAGVLSEDENWERIDYFLERVVPVAASNRVRLACHPHDPYTPPGYRGVTRVLGTVEGLKKFVLMRENPYHGLNFCQGSIGEMLENPGKEIDDVIRWFGQRGKIFNVHFRNIRGGKLSFMETFPEEGDMDMVRSARIYKEVGFKYMLMPDHVPTVSGKDPTATAFAFCYGYIAALLQVLDSE, encoded by the coding sequence ATGTATCTGGGAACACAGGTCGCCGCGCGGGACGACGACGATTATCGTATCTTCGCGCAACTGGGCGTGAAGCATATCAATGCCGACCCACCGGGGAAGCCGAGCAGCTGGACGCTCTCCGATCTCGAGCGCCATCGCGACAAGGTCGAAAGCTTCGGCCTGATCCTCGACATGATCCAGTTGCCGCTGCCCTCGCAGCCGATCGAGAAGGCTTCCTATCCTGATATTCTGCTTGCCGGCCCCGATCGCGACAGACAGATCGACGCCGTCTGCAAGCTGATCGAGAATACCGCCGCCGCCGGCATTCCTGCGGTGAAGTACAATCTCAACCTGATCGGCATTCCCCGTACGCCGGATGAGCCGGGGCGCGGCGGATCTCTGAATGCGAGCTTCCGCTGGGACAAGACGGATCAGCAGGCCGAGCCCGGCCTTGCCGGTGTGCTTTCCGAAGACGAAAACTGGGAACGGATCGACTATTTCCTGGAACGCGTCGTTCCTGTCGCTGCAAGCAACCGCGTCCGGCTCGCCTGCCATCCGCACGATCCCTATACGCCGCCGGGCTATCGCGGCGTCACGCGGGTGCTCGGCACGGTGGAAGGCCTAAAGAAATTCGTGCTAATGCGCGAAAACCCCTATCACGGCCTCAATTTCTGCCAGGGTTCGATCGGCGAGATGCTGGAAAATCCCGGCAAGGAAATCGACGATGTCATCCGCTGGTTCGGCCAGCGCGGTAAGATCTTCAATGTTCACTTCCGCAATATTCGCGGCGGCAAGCTGTCCTTCATGGAGACCTTCCCTGAAGAAGGCGACATGGACATGGTCCGCTCCGCCAGGATCTACAAGGAGGTGGGCTTCAAATACATGCTGATGCCCGACCATGTGCCGACCGTCAGCGGCAAGGATCCAACCGCCACCGCATTTGCCTTCTGCTACGGCTATATCGCCGCACTTCTGCAAGTGCTCGACAGCGAGTGA
- a CDS encoding GntR domain protein (PFAM: GntR domain protein; regulatory protein GntR HTH~SMART: regulatory protein GntR HTH~KEGG: rec:RHECIAT_CH0002106 probable transcriptional regulator protein, GntR family), whose protein sequence is MTTLSRGRQRLAQQVIDQLRAQIETGKLRVGDQLPTEPQLEATFGVSRTVVREAIADLRSAGFVKPIQGKGVFVADPKTHSMLSLTPVEIKSIPETLELLEFRMAAEGEAAAIAAYRRTAEQEAAIREANRRMANLIETGQQTVEADYAFHMAIAAATNNRFYVAVLRQFGPKAIPRGQFPTLPEANDRDYLQKVYAEHVEILSAIADQDPERARQAMRAHMLASQRRYRMLAEQQ, encoded by the coding sequence ATGACGACACTCAGCCGGGGCCGGCAAAGACTGGCGCAACAGGTTATCGATCAGCTGCGGGCGCAAATCGAAACGGGGAAGCTGCGCGTCGGCGACCAGCTGCCGACCGAGCCGCAGCTCGAAGCGACATTCGGCGTCAGCCGCACTGTGGTGCGCGAGGCGATAGCCGATCTGAGGTCGGCTGGCTTCGTCAAGCCGATCCAGGGCAAAGGCGTCTTCGTCGCGGATCCGAAGACGCATTCGATGCTTTCCTTAACACCAGTGGAAATCAAGAGCATTCCGGAAACCCTGGAATTGCTGGAGTTTCGCATGGCCGCCGAGGGTGAAGCGGCGGCGATCGCCGCCTATCGCCGCACCGCCGAGCAGGAAGCGGCGATCCGCGAAGCCAACCGCAGGATGGCGAACCTGATCGAGACGGGACAGCAGACGGTGGAGGCGGATTATGCCTTCCACATGGCAATCGCCGCCGCCACGAACAACCGATTCTATGTTGCCGTCTTGCGCCAATTCGGCCCAAAAGCCATTCCCCGCGGCCAATTTCCGACGCTTCCCGAGGCCAATGACCGCGACTATCTTCAGAAGGTCTATGCCGAACATGTCGAGATCCTGTCAGCGATCGCCGACCAGGATCCGGAGCGGGCGAGACAGGCAATGCGGGCGCATATGCTGGCCAGCCAACGCCGTTATCGAATGCTCGCGGAGCAGCAATAG